The genomic stretch CTACAACGATCAGCAAGTAGGTAACCATTTTGATTTGAAGATTTGGGTGTGTGTTTCTGAGAATTTTACTAGGGGCACTATTTTGCGTTCCATTCTAAAAGCCATGGAAGTGGATAAGTATGAGCGCATGGATTTAGATGCAATGGAGAAAAAAGTGAAAGAATTGCTACAAAGTAAAAAGTATTTACTGGTTTTAGATGATGTGTGGAAAAGAAGCCAAGAAATGGAACTGGGATTAACCCAAGACAAATGGGATGAGTTAAGATCTATATTGTCTTGTGGATCTAAAGGCTCCTCCATTTTAGTATCCACTCGCGATAACCATGTTGCAACAATTATGGGAACATGCCAACCTCATCATTTGGACCGTCTATCTGATGATGATTGTTGGTCGTTGTTTAAACTCCGCGCATTTGGAGCTGACAAAGAAGAGCGTGCAGAGCTTGTAGCAATAGGCAAGAAGATCGTCAAGAAATGTGGAGGATCACCTCTTGCAGCACTGGCATTAGGTGGTGTGATGCAATCCAGAAGCACGGAAAAAGAATGGCTTGAAGTTCAGAATAGTGAGGTTTGGAGTTTACCAGaagagaatgatattatgcgtGTCTTGAGATTAAGCTACTCTTGTTTAACGCCAACTCTAAAGCAGTGTTTTGCTTTCTGTGCCATATTTCCCAAAGATATGGAAATCGAGAAGCGAGAATTGATTTATCTTTGGATGGCTAATGGATTTATTTCATCCCGGCCAAACTTGGAGGTAGAGGAGGTTGGCAACATGGTTTGGAATGAATTATACCAAAAGTCATTCTTCCAAGATGTCAGGGCTAATGACTTTTCTGGCAAGATTTATTGCAAGATGCATGATTTAGTCCATGATCTTGCTCAATCAATTTCAGAGCAAGAGTGTATATGCTTGGAGAAACTAAACCTTAATGATTCTTCAAGAAACCCCCATCATATTCTTTTTCACGGCATTTATAAAATCCAATCCAAGAAGAGAGCCTTTGAAAAAGCTGAATCCTTGCGGACCTTTTATCAGCTGAATTCACATGAATTTCGCTTCAGTTCTAGATTGATTCCAAAAAATCATTCTCTTCGAGTTTTGTGCATAAATGATAGGAAGATACCATCTTTGGGGAGTTTAAGTTGCTTGAGGTATTTGGAACTTCGAGGTTTGCATATGAAGAGCTTGCCTGCTAGTATTTGCAATTTGCGTAGATTGGAAATCTTGAAACTAATACGGTTGAAACATCTTCGCCGTCTACCAAAACACCTGACGAGGATGCAAAATCTCCGGCATCTTGTCATTGATGATTGTTGTTCTCTAACTGGTATGTTTCCTGAGGCTCACAAATTATGTGATCTGAGAACACTAAGTATATACATTGTGAGATCAGAGAAAGGGCATAGTTTGGCAGAGCTACGTGATTTGAATTTAGGAGGAAAGCTAAGCATCTCAGGCCTAGGAAATGTTGGGAGTATATCCGAAGATGAAAATGCCAACTTGAAGGGTAAACAAGACCTTCGAGAATTGAT from Arachis stenosperma cultivar V10309 chromosome 9, arast.V10309.gnm1.PFL2, whole genome shotgun sequence encodes the following:
- the LOC130948030 gene encoding putative disease resistance protein RGA1, with protein sequence MAETLLQIVLKNLSPLVQSEFAAFSGIREKAEELTLTLELIKAVLDDAEEKQWSNRPLKVWLQQLKRAMYVMDDILDQLSTQSSQTGCLSSLNPKNMIHRRELGKKLNKMIVRLDRIAQRRSNFDLRPVVRKRSSEVVEWRQTSSTIAVPQVDGRDEDKKQVVEFLLSSSQSSESLSVYPIVGLGGLGKTTLVQMVYNDQQVGNHFDLKIWVCVSENFTRGTILRSILKAMEVDKYERMDLDAMEKKVKELLQSKKYLLVLDDVWKRSQEMELGLTQDKWDELRSILSCGSKGSSILVSTRDNHVATIMGTCQPHHLDRLSDDDCWSLFKLRAFGADKEERAELVAIGKKIVKKCGGSPLAALALGGVMQSRSTEKEWLEVQNSEVWSLPEENDIMRVLRLSYSCLTPTLKQCFAFCAIFPKDMEIEKRELIYLWMANGFISSRPNLEVEEVGNMVWNELYQKSFFQDVRANDFSGKIYCKMHDLVHDLAQSISEQECICLEKLNLNDSSRNPHHILFHGIYKIQSKKRAFEKAESLRTFYQLNSHEFRFSSRLIPKNHSLRVLCINDRKIPSLGSLSCLRYLELRGLHMKSLPASICNLRRLEILKLIRLKHLRRLPKHLTRMQNLRHLVIDDCCSLTGMFPEAHKLCDLRTLSIYIVRSEKGHSLAELRDLNLGGKLSISGLGNVGSISEDENANLKGKQDLRELILSWSKSGKRKSVVGAEEVLEALQPHSTLKLLTIQDYEGLQWPTWMENNSATYNLVSLQLVRCEKCGHLPPVGKLPFLKKLFVSWMDDVQYIEEDESYDGVEAMPFPSLEELHVVRLRNVERLMKRETTHMFPSLSILDVSDCPKLQLPCLPHVKKLTVWDCSNEQLKSISNLNGLNELYLFDSYEVSCFPEGMMSNMTSLATLEITYFRELKELPSDITKLTALSHLYIEDCGKLECLPEQGWEGLSSLQYFAIARCPMFKERYEPGRGEDWHKIAHVPNLLIW